A stretch of Eleutherodactylus coqui strain aEleCoq1 chromosome 2, aEleCoq1.hap1, whole genome shotgun sequence DNA encodes these proteins:
- the LOC136611519 gene encoding uncharacterized protein has translation MKLAVIFLSLSVANFIGTSTGQLGLLSGGGGGATTGKSTSVGCVDLNICICNLADVLQCCHCLKTCAADQLLVRTINAFEVSIGHLKLLARCLGKQLGDMLNGMGCTAAQITAILTGDVTKVMEVFKSIIEDLLKIVIKLTEVVCAVLKVVLKPVLGVVCGVKNLVDVIPIVKELSDTVDEALTDVSAKLISLIGDLALVAGLTTIIVGVIGGLITTVQSLLGNLVGNVGSSVGGLSGVLGGVLGGMAGSKQC, from the exons ATGAAACTTGCCGTCATCTTCCTCAGTCTGAGCGTTGCCAATTTCATTG GCACTAGCACAGGACAACTTGGCCTActtagtggtggtggtggtggtgctacTACTGGTAAATCTACATCTGTGGGA TGCGTGGACCTAAACATTTGTATATGCAACCTTGCTGATGTTTTGCAATGCTGTCACTGTCTAAAG ACATGCGCTGCAGACCAATTACTCGTGAGGACGATAAATGCATTTGAAGTCTCAATTGGACATCTG aaGTTACTGGCTAGATGTCTTGGTAAGCAACTTGGGGACATGTTAAATGGAATG GGCTGCACGGCTGCACAGATAACTGCGATCCTG ACTGGGGACGTCACTAAAGTTATGGAAGTTTTTAAAAGCATTATTGAAGACCTTCTGAAAATTGTTATTAAATTGACG GAAGTCGTGTGTGCTGTCCTTAAAGTTGTCCTTAAACCTGTACTGGGGGTAGTCTGTGGCGTTAAG AATTTGGTTGATGTGATTCCCATCGTAAAGGAGCTCAGTGATACCGTGGACGAAGCTCTAACCGACGTGTCTGCAAAACTTATATCTCTTATTGGGGATCTTGCTCTTGTTGCTGGTCTTACTACTATTATTGTCGGTGTAATTGGAGGTCTTATAACCACTGTTCAATCCCTTCTTGGAAACCTTGTTGGAAACGTTGGAAGCTCTGTTGGAGGCCTTAGTGGTGTTCTTGGAGGCGTTCTTGGTGGTATGGCTGGAAGCAAGCAATGCTAA